The Geothrix sp. genome has a window encoding:
- the holA gene encoding DNA polymerase III subunit delta encodes MATAWLDQSFALVHGEDGDGRRKAVEAWKQKHVDPEWADFSLTVCGEGCPWPEVVAALQEATPLGAEARTVLVPAADNLFLRAKELPAAVKGLLEKPPQGVKLLLVAWNTLSAAPGKALGAKPWTDWAKSGRILKVGVIEPAEIPGFIEAEARKLGLSLQGAAGSLLAQRQGGNPGLIKRALEVLDLLADDRRVTEAMVDQVTFRLAEQKAFAWSGAWQKGDAAGALKALRMAMEDGDEPLMLLGQARREVDRLLKLAEADAAGLKGGEVLGALGLSPKQAFLLEGYRNALAKLKPRGLKALLGRLNQCERDLKGMALSRSEAPLLDLTLTLCRAWSR; translated from the coding sequence ATGGCCACGGCTTGGCTGGACCAGTCCTTCGCCCTGGTCCACGGCGAGGATGGCGATGGTCGCCGGAAGGCTGTGGAGGCGTGGAAGCAGAAGCATGTGGACCCTGAATGGGCGGATTTTTCGCTGACGGTTTGCGGCGAAGGCTGCCCCTGGCCCGAGGTCGTTGCGGCGCTCCAGGAGGCCACGCCCCTGGGGGCGGAGGCCCGCACGGTGCTGGTGCCCGCAGCGGACAACCTGTTCCTGCGCGCCAAGGAACTGCCGGCCGCGGTCAAGGGCTTGCTGGAGAAGCCGCCCCAGGGAGTCAAACTGCTGCTGGTGGCCTGGAATACCCTGTCCGCGGCACCGGGCAAGGCCTTGGGCGCCAAGCCCTGGACCGACTGGGCCAAGTCCGGGCGCATCCTGAAGGTGGGCGTCATCGAGCCTGCGGAGATTCCGGGTTTCATCGAGGCCGAGGCCCGGAAGCTGGGGCTGTCGCTCCAAGGGGCCGCGGGCAGCCTGCTGGCCCAGCGCCAGGGCGGGAACCCCGGGCTCATCAAGCGGGCGCTGGAGGTGCTGGATCTGCTGGCCGACGATCGGCGCGTCACCGAGGCGATGGTCGATCAGGTCACCTTCCGCCTGGCTGAGCAGAAGGCCTTCGCCTGGTCCGGGGCCTGGCAGAAGGGGGATGCCGCGGGGGCGCTGAAGGCCCTGCGGATGGCCATGGAGGATGGCGACGAGCCTCTGATGCTGCTGGGTCAGGCCCGGCGCGAGGTCGACCGGCTGCTGAAGTTGGCGGAGGCCGACGCGGCCGGATTGAAGGGAGGCGAGGTGCTGGGCGCCCTCGGCTTGTCTCCCAAGCAGGCCTTCCTGCTGGAGGGCTATCGGAATGCCCTGGCCAAGCTCAAGCCCCGGGGGCTGAAGGCGCTGCTGGGTCGATTGAACCAGTGCGAACGGGATCTCAAAGGCATGGCCCTTTCCCGGAGCGAGGCACCCCTGTTGGATCTCACCCTGACCCTGTGCCGGGCCTGGAGCCGCTGA
- the lptE gene encoding LPS assembly lipoprotein LptE, translated as MRSSLRLAVLPLFLAALSGCGYHRLDRQQRSVAWAKQGETIRLARFRNLTPRLGLEDRFTKALENRIVAASPWRLVAQGEPSRWVLQGTLEEYKSRPIGLTLGNDRAKASAGSASRVEVAVVASVELLDGQTGAVVLSRRGLTFSNQYRVDQNFASFDSRELQVLESLADDFAESFLTQLLEGTD; from the coding sequence GTGCGCTCATCACTCCGCCTCGCCGTTCTCCCGCTCTTTCTTGCGGCCCTCTCGGGCTGCGGGTATCACCGTCTGGACCGCCAGCAGCGATCCGTGGCCTGGGCGAAGCAGGGGGAAACCATCCGGTTGGCCCGGTTCCGCAACCTGACGCCGAGATTGGGGTTGGAGGACCGCTTCACCAAGGCCCTGGAGAACCGCATCGTGGCGGCCAGCCCCTGGCGCCTGGTGGCGCAGGGAGAACCTTCTCGCTGGGTGCTGCAAGGCACGCTCGAGGAGTACAAGTCGCGTCCCATCGGCCTCACCTTGGGCAACGACCGGGCCAAGGCCAGCGCCGGCTCGGCCTCTCGCGTGGAAGTGGCCGTGGTGGCCAGCGTGGAGCTGCTGGATGGCCAGACGGGCGCGGTGGTGCTGTCCCGCCGGGGGTTGACCTTCTCCAACCAGTACCGGGTGGATCAGAACTTCGCGAGCTTCGACAGCCGCGAGCTTCAAGTGCTTGAGAGCCTCGCCGACGATTTCGCGGAGAGCTTTCTCACTCAGCTGCTGGAAGGCACGGACTGA
- the hpt gene encoding hypoxanthine phosphoribosyltransferase: MRDRITPLLTEAQIRTRVQEMGAQLTRDYAGQDLVVVGLLNGVFPFFADLVRSMDFDFDVSFMQVASYGGGTESTGEVHILKDLDRSIQGRHALVVEDIVDTGLTLFKVRNLLKDREPQSLKICTLLDKPSRRKIEVPVDYVGFTIEDHFVVGYGLDFDGKLRNLPYVGVYHP; the protein is encoded by the coding sequence ATGCGCGACCGCATCACCCCGCTGCTCACGGAAGCCCAGATCCGGACCCGGGTCCAGGAAATGGGCGCCCAGCTGACCCGGGATTACGCCGGCCAGGATCTGGTCGTGGTGGGCCTCCTCAACGGCGTGTTCCCCTTCTTCGCCGACCTGGTGCGGTCCATGGATTTCGATTTCGATGTGAGCTTCATGCAGGTGGCCAGCTACGGCGGCGGCACCGAAAGCACGGGCGAGGTCCACATCCTCAAGGACCTGGACCGCTCCATCCAGGGGCGTCACGCCCTGGTGGTGGAGGACATCGTGGACACGGGCCTGACCCTCTTCAAGGTCCGGAACCTGCTCAAGGACCGGGAGCCCCAGAGCCTGAAGATCTGCACCCTCCTGGACAAGCCCAGCCGCCGCAAGATCGAAGTGCCCGTGGACTATGTCGGCTTCACCATCGAGGATCACTTCGTCGTGGGTTACGGCCTCGACTTCGACGGAAAACTCCGCAACCTTCCGTATGTGGGCGTCTACCACCCGTAG
- a CDS encoding RNA polymerase sigma factor, translated as MMVEATLNEPLLPPSVVPTADRLPDPGSPYHAPEVLSWVEAAQGGDQTAFAALVRLFSRDVYGKAFSILKNHQDADDVVQETFIRVFRSLPGFRFESSFRTWLITIATRQALNFRERVARDHESLEGPDGTLEHPALRVEETQVAALLDQEARRLLHEALPKLPRRQKEALTLKLQHDWKYEQIAQQMGTSVGSVKAHIFHAIQNLTRHVKGGRA; from the coding sequence ATGATGGTGGAAGCCACTTTGAACGAGCCCCTGCTGCCCCCTTCGGTCGTCCCGACCGCCGATCGGCTCCCCGATCCGGGCTCGCCGTACCATGCCCCGGAGGTTCTCAGTTGGGTCGAGGCTGCCCAGGGTGGCGACCAGACAGCCTTCGCAGCCCTGGTGCGCTTGTTTTCGCGGGATGTCTACGGCAAGGCCTTTTCCATCCTGAAGAACCACCAGGATGCGGATGATGTGGTGCAGGAGACCTTCATCCGGGTCTTCCGGTCGCTGCCGGGCTTCCGCTTCGAGTCTTCCTTCCGCACCTGGCTCATCACCATCGCCACCCGGCAGGCTCTCAACTTCCGCGAACGGGTCGCCCGGGATCACGAAAGCCTTGAAGGCCCTGACGGCACCCTGGAGCATCCCGCCCTCCGAGTGGAGGAGACCCAGGTGGCGGCCCTCCTGGACCAGGAGGCGAGACGCCTGCTGCACGAGGCCCTCCCCAAGCTGCCCCGGCGCCAGAAGGAGGCCCTGACCCTGAAGCTGCAACACGACTGGAAGTACGAGCAGATCGCGCAGCAGATGGGCACCTCCGTGGGCAGCGTGAAGGCCCACATCTTCCACGCCATCCAGAACCTCACCCGTCATGTCAAAGGAGGCCGCGCATGA
- a CDS encoding ribonuclease J, whose translation MIPAAPEFESWTEAPAVGELRLIPIGGLGEFGMNALVVHSARSLFLVDCGQLFPSDDQPGIDSIVPDFAYLEPFAEQLQAVLLTHGHEDHIGALPYFLRRWPVPVYGTAFTLGLVEGKLREHGLDVGLLHPVRDYGRVKVGDGEIEAEWIPVTHSLPDACALVLHTPQGVLVHSGDFKIDPEPLDGRLTGMERLTALGDAGVRLLMADSTNIGRPGRSPSESVCREGLEAAFEQTKGRLFVTTFSSNIHRLQTLVDLAYEFRRRVVLLGRSLDRNLALARSLKRLSLPDDILIDAKDAQLYDPDELLVLCTGSQGEPMSGLARLLRREVKGLPIQPGDRLVVSARAIPGNEVAISRMLDTAERLGAETSLEGLGPVHASGHGSREELADLIRAVRPDQMVPVHGTYRNLRAHGKLAADLGWPAERISLLDGGLCLRLFDDGEMDMPGAVPVGKCFVDQGVEHMVDARVVKDRLILQEDGVVFVTLLVDPQTGDLAADPTILSRGFVMLSDDEAYAELLAGVARKAYDEAPPAVRKDGEALRDTLRLALRRIIRKTTQTRPLVIPVIIEAPVL comes from the coding sequence GTGATCCCCGCCGCACCCGAATTTGAATCCTGGACCGAGGCCCCTGCCGTCGGAGAACTGCGGCTGATCCCCATTGGCGGGCTCGGCGAGTTCGGCATGAACGCGCTGGTGGTGCACAGTGCCCGCAGCCTCTTCCTGGTGGACTGCGGCCAGCTGTTCCCTTCGGACGACCAGCCGGGCATCGATTCCATCGTGCCGGACTTCGCCTATCTCGAGCCCTTCGCGGAGCAGCTCCAAGCCGTGCTGTTGACCCACGGCCACGAGGATCACATCGGCGCGCTGCCCTACTTCCTCCGGCGCTGGCCGGTGCCCGTGTACGGGACGGCCTTCACCCTGGGGCTGGTAGAGGGCAAGCTCCGCGAGCACGGCCTGGATGTGGGCCTGCTCCACCCGGTGCGCGACTATGGCCGCGTGAAGGTCGGGGACGGTGAGATCGAGGCGGAGTGGATCCCCGTCACCCACAGCCTCCCCGACGCCTGCGCCCTGGTCCTGCACACGCCCCAGGGGGTGCTGGTGCATTCGGGCGATTTCAAGATCGATCCCGAGCCGCTGGACGGCCGACTCACGGGCATGGAGCGCCTCACGGCCCTGGGAGATGCCGGCGTGCGGCTGCTCATGGCGGATTCCACCAACATCGGCCGGCCGGGCCGCTCGCCCTCGGAATCGGTGTGCCGCGAAGGCCTGGAGGCCGCCTTCGAGCAGACGAAGGGACGCCTCTTCGTCACCACCTTCAGCTCAAACATCCACCGGCTTCAAACGCTGGTGGACCTCGCCTACGAGTTCCGGCGGCGGGTGGTGCTGCTGGGGCGCAGCCTGGATCGCAACCTCGCCCTGGCCCGGTCCCTCAAGCGGTTGTCCCTGCCGGACGACATCCTGATCGATGCCAAGGATGCCCAGCTCTATGACCCTGATGAGCTGCTCGTGCTCTGCACCGGCAGCCAGGGTGAGCCCATGAGCGGGCTGGCGCGGCTGCTCCGGCGGGAGGTGAAGGGGCTGCCCATCCAACCCGGCGACCGGCTGGTGGTGAGCGCCCGGGCCATCCCCGGCAATGAAGTGGCCATTTCGCGCATGTTGGACACGGCGGAGCGGCTCGGTGCAGAGACCTCCCTGGAAGGTCTTGGCCCTGTCCATGCTTCGGGCCACGGCAGCCGCGAGGAACTGGCCGATCTGATCCGGGCCGTGCGGCCGGATCAGATGGTGCCCGTGCATGGAACCTACCGGAACCTGCGCGCCCACGGGAAGCTGGCCGCGGACCTGGGCTGGCCGGCCGAGCGCATCTCCCTGCTGGATGGTGGCCTCTGCCTGCGTCTCTTTGACGATGGAGAGATGGACATGCCGGGGGCGGTGCCGGTGGGCAAGTGCTTCGTGGATCAGGGTGTGGAGCACATGGTGGATGCCCGTGTGGTGAAGGATCGCCTCATCCTCCAGGAAGATGGGGTGGTCTTCGTGACGCTGCTGGTGGATCCACAGACGGGAGACTTGGCGGCGGATCCCACGATTCTGAGCCGGGGCTTCGTGATGCTATCGGACGACGAGGCCTACGCGGAGCTGTTGGCGGGCGTGGCCCGCAAAGCCTACGACGAAGCTCCGCCCGCGGTGCGGAAGGATGGCGAGGCCCTGCGCGACACGCTCCGTCTGGCCCTGCGGCGCATCATCCGCAAGACCACCCAGACCCGGCCGCTGGTGATCCCGGTGATCATCGAGGCGCCAGTCCTCTGA
- the rsmA gene encoding 16S rRNA (adenine(1518)-N(6)/adenine(1519)-N(6))-dimethyltransferase RsmA, translating to MVRWGVSDPSTIARLRPKKAFGQNFLVNEGAIRTIVDAALTSPAPRLLEIGPGPGVLTERLLADGRPLWAVDLDPEAIALLRDRFAVMPHFHLLEGDAVRMPLPEGETWSVVGNLPYNAATPILARLLTEGIPWDRMALMFQLEVAQKLMGVPATKAYGPLSVLAQLCARLTRLVKLGPGSFRPAPKVESAVVLFEPRGDAPSLGERKALLTVLHRSFAHRRKTLANNWQGTLPAEALTRAGLDSTLRAEVLAPPAWLAATRHLLAHHPEVFPS from the coding sequence GTGGTACGCTGGGGTGTGTCGGATCCTTCAACTATTGCCCGCCTTCGCCCCAAAAAGGCCTTCGGCCAGAACTTCCTGGTGAACGAGGGGGCCATTCGCACCATCGTCGATGCGGCGCTGACGAGCCCGGCCCCTCGGCTACTGGAAATCGGCCCCGGGCCTGGGGTCCTGACCGAGCGGCTGCTGGCCGACGGTCGGCCGCTGTGGGCGGTGGATCTGGACCCCGAGGCCATCGCCCTGCTGCGCGACCGCTTTGCAGTGATGCCCCACTTCCACCTGCTGGAGGGCGACGCGGTGCGGATGCCCCTGCCCGAAGGCGAGACCTGGTCGGTGGTGGGCAACCTGCCCTACAACGCGGCGACGCCCATCCTCGCCAGGCTGCTCACCGAAGGCATTCCCTGGGACCGCATGGCGCTGATGTTCCAGCTGGAGGTGGCCCAGAAGCTCATGGGCGTGCCCGCTACCAAGGCCTACGGGCCCCTGTCGGTGCTGGCCCAGCTCTGCGCACGCCTGACCCGGCTGGTGAAGCTGGGGCCGGGTTCCTTCCGGCCCGCGCCCAAGGTGGAATCCGCCGTGGTGCTCTTCGAGCCCCGCGGAGACGCGCCCAGCCTCGGGGAACGGAAGGCCCTGCTCACCGTGCTGCACCGGTCCTTCGCCCACCGCCGCAAGACCCTGGCGAACAACTGGCAGGGCACCCTTCCGGCGGAAGCCCTGACCCGCGCCGGCTTGGACTCGACGCTGCGAGCTGAAGTGCTGGCGCCGCCGGCCTGGCTCGCCGCCACCCGCCACTTGTTGGCCCATCATCCCGAGGTGTTCCCATCGTGA
- the pilV gene encoding type IV pilus modification protein PilV yields MNATPSITLERRHLSGFSMVEFLVAAFILAIGLLGLITLQVGAVAQTAAGRGRTTAANIANQILQRAQMEGQHYYLAKYNSVAPTLPAVFTATPGTALANATFGGFNVDGVQVTDAAGANLANLATLVPDANKRTPIFTASWARRAYLGTAPASTTQTQEFVVNIAWVEGPQTKYLSMSRSIRY; encoded by the coding sequence ATGAACGCCACTCCGAGCATCACTCTCGAACGCCGCCATCTCAGCGGCTTCAGCATGGTCGAATTCCTGGTGGCCGCATTCATTCTTGCAATCGGCCTGCTGGGGTTGATCACCCTCCAAGTCGGCGCCGTGGCCCAGACCGCGGCGGGGCGGGGGCGGACCACGGCAGCCAACATCGCGAACCAGATCCTGCAGCGGGCCCAGATGGAGGGTCAGCACTATTACCTCGCCAAGTACAACAGCGTGGCTCCCACCCTGCCTGCGGTGTTCACGGCTACGCCTGGTACCGCCTTGGCCAACGCCACTTTTGGCGGATTCAATGTCGATGGTGTCCAGGTGACGGATGCCGCCGGCGCCAACCTGGCCAACCTCGCCACCCTGGTGCCCGATGCCAACAAGCGCACCCCTATCTTCACGGCTTCTTGGGCTCGCCGGGCCTATCTGGGAACCGCACCCGCCAGCACGACCCAGACCCAGGAATTCGTGGTGAACATCGCCTGGGTGGAAGGGCCACAGACCAAGTACCTCAGCATGAGCCGGAGCATCCGGTACTGA
- a CDS encoding prepilin-type N-terminal cleavage/methylation domain-containing protein — protein sequence MASPHSPKGSSGYSMVEVLVVLAIIGVLSLAYVSYRSDKNGPAVRGTINGIFSVLVDARTLARGTGSTVTLTPSGTPPRAVLDYQSTSGSGAPGQYAHAADTSVSRYCIVDLDGSSSAGSAAIASLKADLQSTKVNNTSIFGSTAWTQSLFDSSKTFFFNSNGTASTDAFIAIVGSAEGVPLSDGPVGIILINASGNIYRYYRTNSSSAWVRL from the coding sequence ATGGCGTCCCCACATTCCCCCAAAGGCTCCTCCGGCTACTCCATGGTCGAGGTACTGGTCGTACTTGCGATCATCGGTGTTCTGAGCCTCGCGTATGTGTCCTACCGTTCGGACAAGAACGGTCCAGCCGTTCGGGGAACCATCAATGGAATCTTCAGCGTGCTCGTGGATGCCAGGACGCTGGCCCGGGGAACCGGCAGCACGGTAACCCTGACTCCCTCGGGCACGCCACCCCGAGCCGTCCTTGACTACCAGTCGACATCCGGAAGTGGTGCTCCGGGCCAGTATGCGCATGCCGCAGACACGAGTGTTTCGAGGTATTGCATCGTGGATCTGGATGGTTCGAGCTCGGCAGGTAGCGCTGCCATCGCCAGCCTGAAAGCGGATCTGCAGAGTACGAAGGTCAACAACACCAGCATCTTCGGCAGTACGGCCTGGACCCAGAGCCTGTTCGATTCCTCGAAGACTTTCTTCTTCAACAGCAACGGGACGGCCAGCACGGATGCCTTCATCGCCATTGTGGGTTCTGCGGAGGGGGTGCCTCTGTCGGACGGTCCCGTGGGCATCATTCTGATCAATGCCTCCGGAAACATCTACCGCTACTACCGGACCAATTCCAGCTCTGCATGGGTGAGGTTATGA
- the priA gene encoding primosomal protein N', producing MTLAPTRVQLNRPLPPLTYLAPEGLPAGVRVRVRVRNSLAVGLAMGPDPTPPAAKLRPIEAVLDPFPLLPPKLRELQAFAARYYGCLEAHLLPLSLPQAMLPHWEADEDGQRLSFHRERGDWQALADLGEAWHRDPAILPTLLHRAGLRGAGFTEVRLTGAPHPPRVTPAQAKVLLALEEAGGALMEPDLLEAAGVGATVLGTLEKRGLLTRMKRMDLLGQRREAGVDRTVVLNEEQQSALEAVALGTFGVHLLHGVTGSGKTEVYLALAERVLAEGHRVLWLVPEIGLTARLLDRLEARFPGRIAVGHAGLNAGEKHGDVVRLLFNGADLFVGVRNAVLAPLRDIGLIIVDEEHEGSYKSEEHPRIHARDLAIKRAQLEGCPIVLGSATPSLESWQAAQSGRYGLLRLRQRPAGITLPTVEIVDLRDAYRQLRRKVILAPPLMQALTETVAKGEQALLLLNRRGYENFWMCRACGKTLGCPHCAISLTYHRGDYRLRCHLCGHETVPPEACPDCGADHLRGVGEGTEQVEEHLNQLFPGARILRLDRDTTRRRGSFEAGLLAAEAGEVDILVGTQMLAKGHTFPRLTLVGVLNADQGLKVADFRASERTFQLLTQVAGRAGRAELPGRVILQTYSPEHPAITFALAQDFEGFAASELTFREGLGYPPFTALTLYRAEADTLREAREALDAFRQRLSVPGLRVLGPLEAPVPRVRDRWRMHLLLKGTRGALGEVLNRHPLDPAGPLSLDRDPVQFG from the coding sequence ATGACCCTGGCCCCCACCCGCGTTCAGTTGAACCGGCCCCTGCCGCCGCTCACCTACCTGGCACCGGAGGGCCTGCCGGCGGGGGTGCGGGTTCGGGTGCGGGTGCGGAACAGCCTGGCGGTGGGGCTGGCCATGGGGCCCGACCCGACCCCGCCTGCGGCCAAACTGCGGCCCATCGAGGCCGTGCTGGATCCATTCCCCCTGCTGCCGCCGAAGCTGCGGGAGCTCCAGGCCTTTGCCGCCCGCTACTACGGCTGCCTCGAGGCCCACCTGCTGCCGTTGAGCCTGCCCCAGGCCATGCTGCCGCATTGGGAGGCCGATGAGGATGGACAGCGACTGTCGTTTCACCGCGAGCGCGGGGACTGGCAGGCATTGGCCGACCTGGGCGAGGCCTGGCACCGCGATCCGGCCATCCTGCCCACGCTGCTGCACCGGGCGGGCCTGCGCGGGGCGGGGTTCACGGAGGTCCGCCTGACGGGTGCTCCCCATCCGCCCCGGGTGACGCCGGCCCAAGCCAAAGTACTGCTCGCCTTGGAGGAGGCCGGTGGCGCCCTGATGGAACCAGACCTTCTGGAAGCCGCCGGTGTGGGCGCCACTGTCCTGGGCACCCTGGAAAAGCGGGGGCTCCTCACTCGCATGAAGCGGATGGACCTCTTGGGCCAGCGGCGCGAGGCGGGGGTGGATCGCACCGTGGTTCTGAATGAGGAGCAGCAGTCAGCCCTGGAGGCCGTGGCACTCGGGACTTTCGGCGTCCACCTGCTCCACGGCGTGACGGGTTCCGGCAAGACCGAGGTGTATCTCGCCCTGGCGGAGCGGGTGTTGGCGGAGGGCCATCGCGTGCTGTGGCTGGTGCCCGAGATCGGCCTCACAGCCCGGCTGCTGGATCGCCTCGAGGCCCGCTTTCCCGGCCGCATCGCCGTGGGCCACGCCGGGCTCAATGCGGGCGAGAAACACGGGGATGTGGTGCGCCTGCTCTTCAACGGGGCCGACCTCTTCGTGGGCGTGCGGAACGCCGTGCTGGCGCCTTTGCGGGACATCGGCCTCATCATCGTCGACGAGGAACACGAAGGCTCGTACAAGTCCGAAGAGCATCCCCGAATCCACGCCCGGGACCTGGCCATCAAGCGGGCCCAGCTCGAAGGCTGCCCCATCGTGCTGGGCAGCGCCACGCCGAGCCTCGAAAGCTGGCAGGCGGCCCAGAGCGGCCGGTACGGGCTGCTGCGGCTGCGGCAGCGCCCCGCGGGCATCACGCTGCCGACGGTGGAGATCGTCGATTTGCGCGATGCCTACCGGCAGCTGCGGCGGAAGGTGATCCTCGCGCCGCCCCTGATGCAGGCCCTCACCGAGACCGTGGCGAAGGGCGAGCAGGCCCTGCTGCTGCTGAACCGCCGGGGCTACGAGAATTTCTGGATGTGCCGGGCCTGCGGCAAGACGCTGGGGTGCCCGCACTGTGCCATTTCGCTGACCTATCACCGAGGCGACTACCGCCTGCGCTGCCACCTCTGCGGCCATGAGACGGTGCCGCCCGAAGCCTGTCCCGACTGCGGCGCCGATCACCTGCGGGGCGTGGGCGAGGGCACGGAGCAGGTGGAGGAGCACCTGAACCAGCTCTTCCCCGGCGCCCGCATCCTGCGGCTGGACCGCGACACCACCCGGCGCCGGGGCTCCTTTGAAGCGGGCCTGCTGGCCGCCGAGGCCGGAGAAGTGGACATCCTCGTGGGCACCCAGATGCTGGCCAAGGGTCACACCTTCCCGCGGCTCACCCTCGTGGGCGTCCTCAACGCGGACCAGGGACTCAAGGTCGCGGATTTCAGGGCCTCCGAGCGCACCTTCCAGCTGCTCACCCAGGTGGCGGGCCGGGCGGGCCGGGCCGAGCTGCCCGGCCGCGTGATCCTCCAGACCTACTCACCCGAGCACCCGGCCATCACCTTCGCCCTGGCCCAGGATTTCGAGGGTTTCGCCGCGTCGGAACTGACCTTCCGCGAAGGTCTGGGCTATCCGCCCTTTACGGCCCTCACCCTCTACCGGGCCGAGGCCGACACACTCCGCGAAGCCCGCGAGGCTCTGGATGCCTTCCGGCAGCGCTTGTCCGTGCCCGGCCTGCGGGTGCTGGGCCCCCTGGAGGCGCCCGTACCTCGCGTGCGCGACCGCTGGCGCATGCACCTGCTCCTCAAAGGCACCCGAGGCGCCCTGGGTGAAGTCCTGAACCGGCACCCCCTGGATCCCGCCGGTCCCCTCAGCCTGGACCGGGATCCCGTGCAATTTGGATGA